The Myroides phaeus DNA segment AAAATATACAGAAGTGGTCACTTAAACAAGCTTAAGAAGTCGGAGTTCATCCAGTTTGAGAATCTTGGATTATCTACGGTGATTGACTTACGTACAGACAAGGAAATAGGCAAGAAACCAGACCATATTCCCTCTCGTATGAAGTACTTTAACTATCAAGCGTATGACGATTCTGAAGATATGTTTAGCAAAACACGTAAAGACGTGATTAAAGGACGTGTATCACCAGAAGTGTCTAATGAGTTAGTTAAGGAGTTTTACGGTTTATACGCAACACACGATGTAGAGAAAGTACGTACTATTTTGAACACAATTCTCGACAATGACAAATCAACCTTGTTTCACTGTTCAGCCGGAAAAGACAGAACAGGTATGGTAGGTGCTATTTTATTGAGCATCTTAAATGTGGACAGAGAGGTGATTATCAATGAGTATTTGTTGTCTAACAATTACAGAGAAAATGATGTAGCTAAACGCATGAAATTAGCAAAGTTTGGCAAGTTATTCTTCCACAATATCAACTATGAAGTGATTGAGAATTTCTCGTGGATTAAACCAGAGTTTATTCAAGCAATGTTTGATGAGATAGATAAACAATACGGCTCAATGGATAATTATATAGAGAAAGGGTTGAAAATCAGTAAAGAACAACGTGAAGCGTATATTGATAAGTTCACTTATTGAGAATAAAGTCAACAGAAATATAGCATTTACTATTGTTAAAAAATACAATTGTATTAATTTAGTCATATAAAAGACGCGAGTATGAAGAAAGTAGTCTTAGCGTTTTGTGCCTTTTTAAGCTTTGTTAGCAGTCAGGCACAGGAAGCAACATTTGGTCAGAAAATAGGAAAACTAATGGAACTTGCTACGGCAGAACCAGCAGATAACACACAGATAAGAGGAATATTAAAAACATTAGCTATTGCTCCAAAAGAGATGCAAGAAGCTGCAATGGACTATAGTATTTACGACGATTTTGAAGGAGATACGTTGTACTACATCCCTTATCGTCAGGCAGATGAACCTCGTTTTTCTGTTGAAAAGCTAAAGCAAAAAGATAAGTTGTTTTACACTATGCAGTTTTTAATTAGCAGTTCATACACTAAGAATCAAAAAGGAGAAGTAAGCTATACAGATCCTGCTTATTTGTACAATGCTACAGTAGAAGAGTTAATGCCTTATTGTACAACACCTATGACGTATAAAAACGGAAAAGGAAACAATCCGGAGTCGCCTTTACTAAGTTGCGTTTACACCAATCCAAACAGCAAGAGAAGGCTGATGTATTGGGTGGTTTGTGATGAACCAATTGGAAAAAAAGAAGGAAATAGAATTAAAGAAATCAAAATCCAGAGTATCGAACTTTGGAGGTAAAAAAAGTATACGAATGCTATCATCAAATGCAATCAGGGGTAAGGTATTGCACTACGCTATATTAACACAAATCACAACAACATTCGCGGCTCTTAACTGCTATCTTATGCAGTTTTGGGTGGTTAAACAATTAGATGCAGGCGTACAGTTTGTCAATAGAGAATTACTGCGCTTAGAGAGTATTACAAATATTGTAGTCGCTTTATCTGCTTTGTCAGGACTATTTTTATTGGTAGTTTTTGTGTTGTGGTTGTACCGTGCGTATGCCAATATGGAGAAATTAGATAAGAATATAGATGCTCCGAAACTGATGCTAATATTCGGATGGATTATTCCGATTTACAATATGATAGTACCTTTCCGCTGGATAGATAAATTGAATTACAGCACGTATTTTCAGTTGAGAAGAATGCAAGTTCAAGGAGGTAAACTAATTAGTTCTAATTTGTTGTTGTTTGGATGGATTGCAGTGATTATAGCCAGCTTTATTCGCGGTTATATGCAAAAGAGAAGTGTAGATATGGAGTATGATACATTGATGCAATTAGGAATAGCTAAAGAGGTTTGTGTATTGACGGGAATCTTGGTGATGAGCTATTTTATAAGTAATTACAGGAAATTAGAGCAAAAATTATATACAGCAAGTCTTGAAAAACTACAAGATGAAGACGAGTCTATTGCTGAGGTAATCGAGTAAGCTTAGGTGCATTGCTCATTGACAAAAAGAGCGTCAATAACGGATTAAAAAGAACTATTTTACTTAGTGCTACATGGCAGGAAAACAAGCTTTTATTCAAACAATTCACAAAATAGGCGAACCCTATCTTGCACAGGGGTATGTCTCAACTCAAAAGGGACAAGTGCTTAAGGGCAACGCTATGTCAGGTACTTTCGAGTATCAGATTAAGTTTCAACCCATTGAGAGTGATCCCAAAGAATACATCACTTTATCGTGTACAATTGTCATTCTTTCAGAACAATTGCGCGAGTGGCGTTTTAAGAAATACCGCAGTAAAGATATTGCTACTTCAACCGTGTTTATTGCCAATTTAAAAGAGATTATTCCCGTTCAACCTAAGTTG contains these protein-coding regions:
- a CDS encoding DUF4328 domain-containing protein, whose translation is MQFWVVKQLDAGVQFVNRELLRLESITNIVVALSALSGLFLLVVFVLWLYRAYANMEKLDKNIDAPKLMLIFGWIIPIYNMIVPFRWIDKLNYSTYFQLRRMQVQGGKLISSNLLLFGWIAVIIASFIRGYMQKRSVDMEYDTLMQLGIAKEVCVLTGILVMSYFISNYRKLEQKLYTASLEKLQDEDESIAEVIE
- a CDS encoding tyrosine-protein phosphatase; this translates as MFSNKYLVIAGAFLALQGCSYKTTYQPIQYSTLDKDNPTIVKDRKGYIAHFDKGDQVLLGDLAVDFHSKMPVRLPDTQRKVYTVVRQGDTLQVANRLVNFKNVINFRDIGGLKTKDGKIIKWGKIYRSGHLNKLKKSEFIQFENLGLSTVIDLRTDKEIGKKPDHIPSRMKYFNYQAYDDSEDMFSKTRKDVIKGRVSPEVSNELVKEFYGLYATHDVEKVRTILNTILDNDKSTLFHCSAGKDRTGMVGAILLSILNVDREVIINEYLLSNNYRENDVAKRMKLAKFGKLFFHNINYEVIENFSWIKPEFIQAMFDEIDKQYGSMDNYIEKGLKISKEQREAYIDKFTY